The Winogradskyella schleiferi genome has a window encoding:
- a CDS encoding DinB family protein: MLTKTQLLLDLWIEARTRFTNQLHHLTEEDLTKKLLPSPNSIGFLIRHIGDVELLFAKNVFGASHTKVIAKTVIAQKDSGEWTNLNELLDYVNHSYKVLQSIVKKQQDSDWETTVVTKEFGTKSKAEAFGRIISHTTYHAGQIGIIIKYGKT, from the coding sequence ATGTTAACTAAAACACAATTACTGCTAGACCTTTGGATAGAAGCAAGAACACGCTTTACAAATCAGTTGCACCATCTTACTGAAGAGGATTTGACAAAAAAACTATTGCCCTCTCCCAATAGTATCGGTTTCTTAATCCGTCATATTGGTGATGTTGAATTGCTTTTTGCCAAAAATGTATTTGGAGCTAGCCATACCAAAGTAATAGCGAAAACAGTTATTGCTCAAAAAGACTCTGGAGAATGGACAAACCTTAATGAGTTGTTAGACTATGTGAATCATTCCTATAAAGTGTTACAGTCTATTGTAAAAAAACAGCAAGATTCAGACTGGGAAACTACAGTTGTAACTAAAGAATTTGGTACGAAAAGTAAAGCAGAAGCTTTTGGTAGAATTATTTCGCATACCACGTATCATGCAGGACAAATAGGTATTATAATTAAATATGGAAAGACATAA
- a CDS encoding RsiV family protein, which produces MKFIYIIVLIVMFSACKDDNREENSFDNEVIEEDIQVSNDTIQIDDVDIETLDKSITIELKQKQLIEKKDESEELQKLILDKHYLVEKKDYTINFKYPLLNESYKPTNRNFNDFINDYYVNITKTEADILESKLLCDSITAKTFREERLIDYKIYNVNDRLISVLFYKENFYNGAVHPSYAFDCFNFDLENGVFMAYEDFFNQGSEEELVEIINENINKEIGKGEMYYECWDISSEDFFASKNNFVLNETYVEFYFDDCVICPSYTGVYAIELPLTDLLSVLKKYDSNPLVF; this is translated from the coding sequence ATGAAATTTATATATATTATTGTACTAATTGTAATGTTTTCAGCTTGTAAAGATGACAATCGTGAAGAAAACAGCTTTGACAATGAAGTGATTGAGGAGGATATTCAAGTTTCAAATGATACCATTCAAATTGATGATGTTGATATTGAAACTTTGGATAAGTCTATAACGATTGAATTAAAGCAAAAACAACTCATAGAGAAAAAAGATGAAAGTGAAGAGCTTCAAAAACTGATTTTGGATAAACATTATCTCGTTGAAAAAAAAGATTATACCATTAATTTTAAGTACCCTTTGCTCAATGAATCATATAAGCCAACGAACAGAAATTTTAATGATTTTATTAATGACTATTACGTTAACATCACCAAAACCGAGGCAGATATTTTAGAAAGTAAATTATTATGTGATAGTATTACTGCCAAAACGTTCAGAGAGGAACGATTAATAGATTATAAAATTTATAATGTTAATGACCGGCTTATAAGCGTGTTGTTTTACAAAGAGAATTTTTACAATGGAGCGGTGCATCCCAGTTATGCTTTCGACTGTTTTAACTTCGATTTAGAAAACGGCGTGTTTATGGCTTATGAGGATTTTTTTAATCAAGGTTCAGAAGAAGAGTTAGTAGAAATCATAAACGAAAACATTAATAAAGAAATTGGTAAAGGCGAAATGTACTATGAGTGTTGGGACATTTCTTCAGAAGATTTCTTCGCCAGCAAAAACAACTTTGTACTCAACGAAACCTATGTTGAATTCTACTTTGACGATTGCGTGATTTGTCCATCTTATACAGGTGTGTACGCTATTGAGCTTCCTTTGACGGATTTACTATCTGTTTTAAAGAAATACGATTCTAATCCGTTGGTTTTTTAA
- a CDS encoding pyridoxamine 5'-phosphate oxidase family protein translates to MIRNLNQKESTKILASNYIGNISYIYRGRPYVVPITYFYDNKDSVIIGYSAEGHKIRAMRKNENVSLGVSEVDSVNSWNSVLAHGTFKELSGSHAKAQLHIFSLGVKDLIIGQEHRKLDFISEFSSKIYKDDLPIVFQIKVDEITGKMRHN, encoded by the coding sequence ATGATCAGAAATTTGAATCAAAAAGAAAGCACAAAAATCCTGGCATCAAACTATATAGGAAATATATCCTATATCTATAGAGGCAGACCATACGTAGTGCCAATAACTTATTTTTATGATAATAAAGATAGTGTCATTATTGGGTACTCAGCAGAAGGGCATAAAATTAGAGCTATGCGTAAAAACGAAAACGTATCTCTAGGAGTATCTGAAGTGGATTCCGTTAATTCATGGAATTCGGTTCTTGCCCATGGCACGTTTAAGGAGCTTTCCGGAAGCCATGCCAAAGCGCAATTGCACATCTTTTCTTTAGGTGTCAAAGATCTAATCATTGGCCAAGAACATAGAAAGCTGGATTTTATAAGTGAATTTTCGAGTAAAATATATAAAGACGATCTACCAATTGTTTTCCAGATTAAAGTTGATGAGATTACAGGTAAAATGAGACACAATTAA
- a CDS encoding CDP-alcohol phosphatidyltransferase family protein produces MLTFKNFNIADWFSFYRIFSAPFLLALVWFDQRLIFTWLLLVSYSTDAIDGYLARKLKITSPRGSQLDSFGDQITLILGLIGLFYYETDFIKTNLVLILIAFVPYILQMIIAYSKYGKATAFHTYLAKLSAIMQSAFILWSLFFSPNYPLFYIMIGIGLLETFEEISLIFMYDNWASDVKGIYWALRDKRRLKKK; encoded by the coding sequence ATGCTCACGTTCAAAAATTTCAACATTGCAGATTGGTTTTCATTCTACAGAATTTTTTCGGCACCATTTCTATTAGCTCTAGTCTGGTTCGACCAACGCTTAATTTTTACATGGCTCCTACTCGTAAGCTATTCAACAGATGCTATTGACGGCTATTTAGCACGAAAATTGAAGATTACAAGTCCTAGAGGTTCTCAATTGGACTCTTTTGGCGACCAAATCACCCTTATTTTAGGATTAATAGGGTTATTCTATTATGAAACCGATTTTATTAAAACCAATCTTGTTTTAATTCTTATTGCTTTTGTCCCCTATATTTTACAAATGATTATCGCTTATTCCAAATATGGAAAAGCCACTGCTTTCCACACCTATTTGGCTAAGCTTTCTGCTATAATGCAGAGTGCTTTTATTTTATGGTCTCTGTTTTTCTCACCTAATTACCCACTATTCTATATCATGATTGGCATTGGCTTATTGGAAACCTTTGAGGAAATCTCGCTCATTTTTATGTACGATAATTGGGCTTCAGATGTCAAAGGAATTTATTGGGCATTAAGGGATAAAAGACGATTAAAGAAAAAATAA
- a CDS encoding heavy metal translocating P-type ATPase has protein sequence MANKKPTLHLNHQIIGKKTELYFAILCGVFLFIGFLIEKLTGLADWMSLLSYIISYFFGGVFISVEASKKIPKGEFDIDFLMIAAAVGAAYIGSWAEGALLLFLFSLGHALEHHAMNKAKKSIKALGNLSPKTALVKRNGTLEDIPIEDLKINDVIVIKTNTKIAADGVIISGSSSVNQAPITGESIPIDKTFRESTHNLPDFKHIDKKHIVFAGTINGDSSLEVLVLKLSKDSTVSRLVQMVSEVEAQKSPTQRITKKFEKWYVPIVILVVFLLCFVFLIRDESFDTSLYRAITVLVAASPCALAISTPSAVLSGIARAAQNGVLIKGGKALEDLGEITTIAFDKTGTLTEGKPKLTNLIPLGDLGESDLAQLVVDVESLSNHPLAKAITNDLKLKYNLESQHKASNVNAVQGKGINAFYADDRVFIGNIKLMEDSRIKVDDTIRPKMDQLLKNGHTVMLVAYKTKIVGLISVMDLPRKTAASTLKRLKEIGIKYMIMLTGDHQNVGDAIAKQIGLTEAKGNLLPEDKVSAIKQLIKRDKKIAMVGDGVNDAPAMALSTVSVAMGAAGSDVALETADVALMSDKIENLPFVIGLSRASKRIIKQNIFISLGVVVLLVPVTILGLTNIGVAVAFHEGSTIVVVLNALRLLRYSMK, from the coding sequence ATGGCAAATAAAAAACCGACCTTGCACCTAAATCATCAAATTATAGGCAAAAAAACTGAACTCTACTTCGCCATCTTATGTGGCGTATTTCTATTTATAGGCTTTTTAATTGAAAAATTAACTGGCTTAGCAGATTGGATGTCTTTGTTGAGCTATATAATATCCTATTTTTTCGGTGGTGTTTTCATCTCTGTTGAAGCTTCAAAAAAAATCCCCAAGGGCGAGTTTGATATTGATTTTTTAATGATTGCTGCCGCAGTTGGCGCAGCCTATATAGGCAGTTGGGCAGAAGGTGCGTTACTTCTATTTTTATTTAGTTTAGGCCATGCGTTAGAGCATCATGCCATGAACAAGGCTAAAAAATCAATTAAAGCTTTGGGAAATCTCTCACCAAAAACAGCGCTGGTTAAGAGGAACGGAACATTGGAAGACATACCAATTGAAGACCTAAAAATAAACGACGTCATCGTTATTAAAACCAATACAAAAATTGCTGCAGATGGAGTTATCATTAGTGGTAGCAGTAGTGTCAATCAAGCACCAATTACAGGCGAAAGCATCCCTATTGATAAAACCTTTAGAGAATCTACACATAATTTACCAGATTTTAAACACATAGATAAAAAACATATCGTATTTGCTGGTACCATTAATGGTGATAGCAGCCTTGAAGTTCTGGTACTTAAATTAAGTAAAGATTCTACCGTATCACGGTTAGTTCAAATGGTTAGTGAGGTTGAGGCCCAAAAATCCCCTACACAACGAATCACTAAAAAGTTTGAAAAATGGTATGTACCCATAGTTATTTTAGTGGTCTTTCTGCTGTGTTTTGTATTCTTGATTAGAGATGAAAGTTTTGATACGAGTTTATACCGAGCAATTACGGTATTGGTAGCAGCTAGTCCTTGTGCGTTGGCAATTTCTACACCAAGTGCCGTTTTGAGTGGAATAGCTAGAGCGGCACAAAATGGAGTGCTCATCAAAGGAGGTAAAGCTTTGGAGGATTTAGGAGAAATCACAACAATCGCATTTGATAAAACAGGCACATTAACTGAAGGCAAGCCAAAACTTACAAATTTGATTCCTCTAGGCGATTTAGGAGAAAGCGATTTAGCACAATTAGTAGTGGATGTTGAGAGTTTAAGCAACCATCCGTTAGCTAAAGCCATAACTAATGATTTAAAATTAAAATACAATTTAGAGTCTCAACATAAAGCGTCTAACGTTAATGCTGTTCAGGGAAAAGGTATAAATGCATTCTATGCTGATGATAGGGTTTTTATAGGCAATATAAAACTCATGGAAGATTCAAGGATAAAAGTAGATGATACCATTCGCCCTAAAATGGATCAGCTTTTAAAAAATGGCCATACGGTAATGCTAGTAGCTTATAAAACTAAAATTGTAGGACTAATTAGTGTCATGGATTTACCTCGTAAAACTGCGGCTTCGACCTTAAAGCGATTAAAAGAAATTGGCATTAAATACATGATCATGCTCACAGGAGACCATCAAAATGTCGGAGATGCTATTGCAAAACAAATCGGACTCACAGAAGCCAAAGGAAACTTACTGCCAGAAGACAAAGTTTCAGCAATTAAACAATTAATTAAACGAGACAAGAAAATAGCAATGGTTGGTGATGGTGTTAACGATGCACCAGCAATGGCATTAAGTACAGTTAGTGTTGCGATGGGAGCAGCAGGAAGCGATGTGGCATTAGAAACTGCGGATGTGGCTTTAATGTCCGATAAAATTGAAAACTTACCTTTTGTTATTGGTTTGAGTCGCGCATCAAAGCGTATCATCAAACAAAACATTTTTATAAGTCTTGGTGTTGTGGTTCTATTAGTTCCGGTGACTATTTTAGGGTTAACAAATATTGGTGTAGCAGTAGCATTTCATGAAGGCTCTACGATTGTTGTCGTATTGAACGCCTTAAGATTACTTCGGTATAGCATGAAATGA